From the Megasphaera vaginalis (ex Bordigoni et al. 2020) genome, one window contains:
- a CDS encoding PolC-type DNA polymerase III: MKVYRIIPKQEVKIKIPDGRSVFVSEIKGSPTERAWQVRTTAAFDADAERLARHLGDYFSLPGTVAVEHVRRPDFDTVKELDNESALNCNGGASDDVLESYAIPHEDCYEDLYDDAGELLRDEEYQKVCRAAQRSDGGKKKKTAAASPAESNVWLGKAFHGAVQKINDVLGEEQNNVIFEGQVVKVEFRELKSKRILLTFQMADKTNGISAKKFLDVGSGGKFRRKGSLTAEEMELLQQRFRKGSQVRVRGNVQYDTYQSDYVLNVEDIMPAEGGAVEREDKNPTPRVELHLHTVMSDMDALITVKQLIKTVKKWGHPAVAVTDHGVVQSFPLLQEISRDKTNGVKVIYGMEGYLFDEKIDESYHIIILAKNQIGIRNLYKLVSISHLKYIYRGRPRLPRAVLNEYREGLIFGSACEAGELVRSLVQKKLPYEDLKRIAAYYDYLEIQPLTNNQFLIREGFVDTDEELRDINRTIIRLGDDLGKLTVATCDAHFLNPEDKIYREIMMTGKGFKDAQFQPDLYLRTTDEMLAEFSYLGAERAREVVIMNPNRINEMIDDVKPVPKETLYFPQITGSSEALKTMCYAKAHQIYGEPLPQIVADRLTEEFTSILGHGFGVLYYIAHKLVKHSNDDGYLVGSRGSVGSSFVATMSGITEVNPLPPHYVCPHCRYSEFFTDGSVGGGFDLPDKACPVCGEALHKDGHNIPFAIFLGFDGDKVPDIDLNFSGEYHPKAHKYTEELFGKDNVFRAGTIGAIKDKTAYGYVMKWAEARGIKVNEAYVNSLVNGCTGIKNTTGQHPGGVMVIPRDMDIHHFTPVQYPANKKDSGIITTHFDYHSIEGRLVKLDILGHDDPTVIRMLEDLTGVDATTIPFDDPATMSLFSSTKALGLTPEELGSEVGSFGIPEFGTPFVRQMLVDTKPQTFSGLVRISGFSHGTDVWLNNAQDLIRSKTVELKEAVSTRDDIMNYLIEHGIKPKTSFKVMENVRKGKGIDKLDKLGKKNTDYEGELKAGGIPQWFIESCQKIGYLFPRAHAVAYVMMAFRIAWYKINYPLAYYAAYFTIRAKAFNLPVMTGGLETQRHKMKTIAQQGKDASKIDQDLYSALELAVEMSLRGYAFLNVDISKSAATKFTICDGKILPPFTAIDGLGENVAEQIVTARREAPFTSKADLKLRGKVSQSLIETMTEYGCLGDMAEDEQYDLFAM; this comes from the coding sequence ATGAAAGTTTATCGTATTATCCCCAAACAAGAGGTCAAGATAAAGATTCCCGACGGCCGCAGCGTATTCGTTTCGGAAATCAAGGGTTCGCCGACGGAACGGGCCTGGCAGGTTCGTACGACAGCCGCCTTCGATGCTGACGCGGAGCGGCTGGCCCGGCATCTCGGCGATTATTTTTCCCTGCCCGGGACGGTCGCCGTCGAACATGTGCGGCGTCCCGATTTCGATACGGTTAAAGAACTCGATAACGAATCGGCGCTGAACTGCAACGGCGGAGCTTCCGACGACGTTCTCGAAAGTTACGCCATTCCGCACGAAGATTGCTATGAAGATCTGTATGACGACGCCGGCGAGTTGTTGCGAGACGAAGAATATCAAAAAGTCTGCCGCGCCGCGCAGCGTTCCGACGGCGGCAAAAAGAAGAAAACCGCCGCCGCAAGTCCGGCGGAGAGCAATGTCTGGTTGGGAAAAGCTTTCCACGGCGCCGTGCAGAAGATCAACGACGTCCTCGGCGAAGAACAGAACAACGTCATCTTTGAAGGACAGGTCGTTAAAGTCGAGTTTCGCGAATTGAAATCGAAGCGGATTTTATTGACCTTTCAGATGGCCGATAAGACGAACGGTATTTCGGCAAAAAAGTTCCTTGACGTCGGCAGCGGCGGTAAATTTCGCCGTAAAGGGAGTCTGACGGCAGAGGAGATGGAGCTGTTGCAGCAGCGTTTCCGCAAGGGCTCTCAGGTCCGGGTCAGAGGCAATGTCCAATATGATACGTATCAAAGCGATTACGTCCTCAATGTGGAAGACATCATGCCTGCCGAAGGCGGCGCCGTGGAACGGGAGGACAAGAATCCGACGCCGCGCGTCGAGCTGCACCTGCATACGGTCATGAGCGACATGGATGCCCTGATTACGGTCAAGCAGCTGATCAAGACCGTAAAGAAATGGGGTCATCCGGCTGTTGCCGTTACCGATCACGGCGTCGTGCAGTCTTTTCCGCTGCTGCAGGAGATCTCACGGGACAAGACGAACGGCGTCAAGGTCATTTACGGTATGGAAGGATATCTTTTTGATGAAAAAATTGATGAATCCTACCATATCATCATTTTGGCGAAGAACCAGATCGGTATTCGCAATCTGTACAAATTGGTAAGCATATCGCACTTGAAATACATCTACCGCGGCCGGCCGCGCCTTCCGCGGGCCGTCCTCAACGAATACCGCGAGGGATTGATCTTCGGTTCGGCCTGTGAGGCCGGTGAGCTGGTTCGATCACTGGTGCAGAAGAAGCTGCCCTACGAGGACCTGAAACGGATCGCCGCCTATTATGATTATCTCGAGATCCAGCCGCTGACGAACAACCAGTTCCTGATTCGTGAAGGCTTCGTCGATACCGATGAAGAGCTGCGCGACATTAACCGGACCATTATTCGTCTCGGCGACGATCTCGGCAAGCTGACGGTCGCGACGTGCGACGCTCACTTCCTGAACCCGGAAGATAAGATTTACAGGGAGATCATGATGACCGGCAAGGGCTTCAAGGACGCGCAGTTTCAGCCCGATCTGTACTTGCGGACGACAGACGAAATGTTGGCGGAATTTTCCTATTTGGGCGCGGAACGGGCGCGGGAGGTCGTCATTATGAATCCGAACCGGATCAACGAGATGATCGACGACGTCAAGCCGGTACCGAAGGAAACGTTGTATTTTCCGCAAATTACGGGATCTTCGGAAGCGTTGAAGACGATGTGCTATGCCAAAGCCCATCAGATTTACGGTGAGCCGCTGCCGCAGATCGTCGCCGATCGCCTGACGGAAGAGTTCACCTCCATTTTGGGGCACGGGTTCGGCGTTTTGTACTATATCGCCCACAAGCTGGTCAAGCATTCCAATGACGACGGCTATCTCGTCGGTTCGCGGGGATCCGTCGGGTCTTCTTTCGTGGCGACGATGTCGGGTATTACGGAAGTCAATCCGCTGCCGCCGCACTATGTTTGCCCTCATTGCCGGTACAGCGAATTTTTTACCGACGGGTCCGTCGGCGGCGGTTTCGACCTGCCTGATAAAGCGTGCCCGGTCTGCGGCGAAGCGTTGCACAAAGACGGCCACAATATTCCTTTCGCCATTTTCCTCGGGTTTGACGGCGACAAGGTTCCCGATATTGATTTGAATTTCTCCGGTGAATATCATCCGAAAGCGCATAAGTATACGGAAGAACTGTTCGGCAAGGACAATGTTTTCCGCGCCGGCACGATTGGCGCCATTAAGGATAAGACGGCTTACGGCTATGTCATGAAGTGGGCTGAGGCGCGCGGCATCAAGGTCAATGAGGCCTATGTCAACAGCCTGGTCAACGGCTGCACGGGCATCAAGAATACGACGGGGCAGCATCCCGGCGGCGTCATGGTTATTCCGCGCGATATGGATATACATCATTTTACGCCGGTTCAATATCCGGCCAACAAAAAGGACAGCGGCATCATTACGACGCATTTCGATTATCATTCCATCGAAGGACGTCTGGTCAAGCTGGATATTCTCGGACACGATGATCCGACCGTTATCCGCATGCTCGAGGATCTGACGGGAGTCGACGCGACGACGATTCCCTTTGATGATCCGGCGACGATGAGTCTTTTCAGTTCGACGAAGGCCCTGGGCCTGACGCCGGAAGAGTTGGGTTCCGAAGTCGGCAGCTTCGGCATTCCCGAATTCGGCACGCCCTTCGTACGGCAAATGCTGGTTGACACGAAACCGCAGACCTTTTCAGGCCTGGTGCGAATCTCCGGTTTTTCCCACGGCACCGACGTCTGGTTGAACAACGCGCAGGATTTGATCCGCTCGAAAACGGTGGAATTGAAAGAAGCCGTATCGACGCGCGACGATATCATGAACTATCTGATCGAGCACGGCATCAAGCCGAAGACGAGTTTCAAAGTCATGGAAAATGTCCGAAAAGGGAAGGGCATCGATAAACTCGATAAGCTGGGCAAAAAGAATACGGACTACGAAGGCGAACTGAAAGCCGGCGGCATACCGCAGTGGTTCATCGAGTCGTGTCAGAAGATCGGCTATCTGTTTCCCCGCGCCCATGCCGTCGCTTACGTCATGATGGCCTTCCGTATCGCCTGGTACAAGATCAACTATCCCTTAGCGTATTACGCGGCGTATTTCACGATTCGCGCCAAGGCGTTCAATTTGCCGGTTATGACCGGCGGCCTGGAAACGCAGCGCCATAAGATGAAGACCATTGCCCAGCAGGGGAAGGACGCGTCCAAGATTGATCAGGATCTCTATTCGGCATTGGAACTTGCCGTCGAAATGAGTCTGCGCGGCTACGCCTTTTTGAACGTCGATATCAGCAAATCGGCGGCGACGAAATTTACGATCTGCGACGGTAAAATATTGCCGCCGTTTACGGCAATAGACGGGTTGGGAGAAAATGTCGCCGAACAGATCGTCACGGCCCGCCGGGAAGCGCCGTTCACGTCCAAGGCCGATCTGAAGCTGCGCGGCAAGGTCTCGCAGTCGCTGATCGAAACGATGACGGAATACGGCTGCCTCGGCGATATGGCGGAAGATGAACAGTATGATCTTTTTGCCATGTAA